The Candidatus Roseilinea sp. genome contains a region encoding:
- the ddl gene encoding D-alanine--D-alanine ligase → MSDDPLPKAQHNSGLATRGAKLKVAVLYGGQSGEHDVSLMSAASVMQALDGRKYEVTPVFISRAGEWTIPLEDLRKFDVVFPLLHGPMGEDGTVQGLLTLIGVPFVGAGVVGSAVGMDKVIFKDVMRAHGLPVVNYIVARRRQWLSAPEHVERAVRTQLGFPCFVKPANMGSSVGITKAKNVQQLHAGMAEALKWDRKVLIEQAVPHARELEVSVLGNDDLQASVVGEITPSREFYDYAAKYLDKGEAASGLHIPAPIPDALAQRIRDMAVKAAMLTDARGMARVDFLMNGESREVFINEINTIPGFTDISMYPKLWAATGIPYSELLDRLIALAMEP, encoded by the coding sequence ATGAGTGATGACCCATTGCCCAAGGCCCAACACAACTCAGGGCTTGCGACTCGCGGCGCAAAGCTCAAAGTGGCCGTGCTATACGGCGGCCAATCCGGCGAGCACGACGTGAGCCTGATGTCGGCGGCATCGGTCATGCAGGCGCTAGACGGCCGCAAGTACGAGGTCACGCCGGTGTTCATCAGCAGAGCGGGTGAGTGGACGATCCCGCTGGAAGACCTGCGCAAGTTCGACGTGGTCTTTCCGCTGCTGCACGGCCCGATGGGCGAGGACGGCACCGTGCAGGGCTTGCTCACCCTGATCGGAGTGCCCTTCGTCGGCGCCGGTGTGGTCGGCTCGGCGGTTGGGATGGACAAGGTGATTTTCAAGGATGTGATGCGCGCGCATGGTTTGCCGGTGGTGAATTACATCGTTGCGCGCCGGCGCCAATGGCTATCGGCCCCGGAGCACGTGGAGCGCGCGGTGAGGACGCAGCTCGGCTTCCCATGCTTCGTCAAGCCGGCCAACATGGGCAGCAGCGTCGGCATCACTAAGGCAAAGAACGTCCAGCAGTTGCATGCGGGCATGGCCGAGGCGCTGAAATGGGATCGCAAGGTGCTGATCGAGCAGGCGGTGCCGCATGCGCGCGAGCTAGAGGTGAGCGTGCTGGGCAACGACGATCTGCAGGCGTCGGTCGTCGGCGAAATTACGCCCAGCCGCGAGTTCTATGACTACGCCGCCAAATACCTGGATAAGGGTGAGGCGGCCTCTGGCCTGCATATTCCGGCGCCCATCCCAGATGCACTGGCGCAGCGGATCCGCGACATGGCAGTAAAAGCGGCCATGCTGACTGATGCGCGCGGCATGGCGCGCGTGGACTTTTTGATGAACGGCGAGAGCCGAGAGGTGTTCATCAACGAGATCAACACCATCCCCGGCTTCACCGACATCAGCATGTATCCGAAGCTGTGGGCGGCCACCGGCATCCCGTATAGCGAGCTGCTGGACCGCCTGATTGCGTTGGCGATGGAGCCATGA
- the ftsZ gene encoding cell division protein FtsZ: MNLQPEEHWTDMRAESPAQIKVVGVGGGGQNAVNRMIAEGLAGVEFIAVNTDQQALMLSHAPIRVRIGEKVTRGLGAGSNAEIGEKAAEESADEIYSLLKGADMVFITCGMGGGTGTGAAPVIARIAKELNALTIGVVTKPFSFEGTPRMRTAEAGIERLKEHVDTLIVIPNDRLLDIVGQKATLQQAFRTADDVLRQGIQGISEVITVPGLINLDFADVRTIMSEGGAALMAVGTASGEGRARAAAEQAITSNLLDVTIDGARGILFNITGGPDLSLFEVNEAAMIIKSAAHPDCNVIFGAVVDENMKDQVRITVIATGFDHQGNVPRRMIRPSSAAMRTAAASYASSSPNTDASRSEAEPSLARAAQFDPDNLELPSFLRRR; encoded by the coding sequence ATGAATCTACAACCAGAAGAGCATTGGACGGACATGCGTGCCGAGTCACCTGCTCAAATCAAAGTCGTTGGCGTCGGCGGCGGCGGTCAAAATGCGGTCAATCGGATGATCGCCGAGGGCCTCGCCGGCGTCGAGTTCATCGCCGTCAACACCGACCAGCAAGCCCTGATGCTCAGCCATGCGCCCATTCGCGTGCGCATCGGCGAGAAGGTGACGCGCGGCCTCGGCGCAGGGAGCAACGCCGAGATTGGTGAGAAAGCCGCGGAAGAGTCGGCCGATGAGATTTACAGCTTGCTCAAGGGAGCCGACATGGTCTTCATCACATGCGGCATGGGCGGTGGCACGGGCACCGGCGCAGCGCCCGTCATCGCGCGCATCGCCAAAGAGCTGAACGCGCTCACCATCGGCGTAGTGACCAAGCCTTTCTCGTTCGAGGGGACGCCGCGCATGCGCACGGCTGAGGCCGGCATCGAACGGCTTAAGGAGCACGTGGACACGTTGATCGTCATCCCTAACGACCGCTTGCTGGACATCGTCGGCCAAAAGGCCACCCTGCAACAAGCCTTCCGCACAGCCGATGACGTGTTGCGTCAGGGCATCCAGGGCATCAGCGAGGTGATCACCGTCCCTGGGCTGATCAACCTCGACTTTGCGGATGTGCGCACGATCATGTCCGAGGGAGGCGCCGCGCTCATGGCAGTGGGCACGGCCAGCGGCGAAGGGCGGGCGCGCGCGGCGGCCGAGCAAGCGATTACGTCTAACCTGCTGGATGTGACCATTGACGGCGCGCGCGGTATTCTCTTCAACATCACCGGCGGCCCAGATCTCAGCCTGTTCGAGGTGAACGAGGCAGCCATGATTATCAAGTCGGCGGCCCACCCCGACTGCAATGTGATCTTCGGCGCAGTGGTGGACGAGAATATGAAAGATCAAGTGCGCATCACGGTGATCGCCACCGGCTTCGACCACCAGGGCAACGTCCCGCGCCGGATGATCCGCCCAAGCAGCGCAGCAATGCGGACCGCCGCAGCCAGTTACGCGTCGTCCTCACCCAACACAGACGCCTCGCGCAGCGAGGCCGAGCCTTCGCTGGCCCGCGCTGCTCAATTCGACCCCGATAACCTGGAGCTTCCTTCTTTCTTGCGACGGCGATAG
- the nrdR gene encoding transcriptional repressor NrdR, with protein sequence MKCPSCASGDTHVIDTVREPSGGIRRRRSCRACGHRFTTIERVLETTPLVVKRGGRREAFNRDKILEGVRIACAKRPVAAQDIERLASQIEAQVFAMNVSEVPARAIGDMVLQGLRELDEVAYIRYAIVYLNLKDLESVKNEIERLLAER encoded by the coding sequence ATGAAATGTCCAAGCTGCGCTTCTGGTGATACCCATGTCATTGACACGGTGCGTGAGCCTTCGGGGGGAATACGCCGCAGGCGCAGTTGCAGAGCATGTGGCCATCGCTTCACCACCATCGAACGCGTGCTAGAAACGACCCCTCTGGTCGTCAAGCGCGGCGGTCGGCGCGAAGCGTTCAACCGAGACAAGATTCTCGAAGGGGTGCGCATCGCCTGCGCCAAGCGGCCGGTTGCTGCGCAAGACATCGAGCGGTTGGCCAGCCAGATCGAGGCGCAGGTGTTTGCCATGAACGTCAGCGAGGTCCCCGCGCGCGCCATCGGTGACATGGTGCTACAGGGTTTGCGCGAGCTGGACGAAGTGGCTTACATCCGTTATGCCATCGTTTATCTCAACCTGAAAGACCTTGAAAGTGTAAAGAACGAGATCGAACGGCTCCTAGCAGAGCGCTAG
- the ftsA gene encoding cell division protein FtsA — protein MAEPKTITVLDVGSTKVVALVGEAADNEVGFTIIGVGMTVARGIRRGQIINVSDATACLKEALAGAQASSGVKASHVLMSISGNHIASQNSQGAVAIGRGDQGVSFDDINRCLESAQAIAVPNNREILHVIPRHFRVDDQDGVRNPIGMLGFRLEAQAHIITCATTAMQNLLKCAHMAGVDVSEFVLSTLASAEAVLTPTEREMGAVLVDIGGGTTGIAMFIDGSAWHTKVLEVGGAHFTSDLAQVLRLPMDAAEHLKVHYGHAHPPDVPGDQVCDVQGFGDEPLVRVSRREAAEILRARADELFSLIEQEIKRSGYDGLLPAGLVITGGGSLLPGLRESARETTGRPVRLTRPMNLYGLVDALQSPAFSTAVGMLHWGLQGVAAQPSKRRRFNPRLDLPGWLRNLLPD, from the coding sequence ATGGCAGAACCAAAGACGATCACCGTTTTGGACGTGGGCAGCACGAAGGTCGTGGCGCTGGTGGGCGAGGCCGCTGACAACGAGGTCGGCTTCACCATCATCGGCGTAGGTATGACGGTCGCTCGCGGCATCCGGCGCGGCCAAATCATCAACGTGAGCGACGCCACAGCGTGCCTGAAGGAGGCGTTGGCCGGCGCGCAAGCCTCCTCGGGGGTGAAGGCATCGCACGTGCTCATGTCCATCAGCGGCAACCATATCGCCTCGCAGAACAGCCAGGGCGCAGTCGCCATCGGCCGAGGCGACCAGGGCGTGTCGTTCGACGACATCAATCGTTGCCTGGAATCGGCGCAAGCCATCGCCGTGCCGAACAACCGCGAGATCCTGCACGTGATCCCGCGGCACTTCCGAGTGGATGATCAGGATGGCGTACGCAACCCGATCGGTATGCTGGGCTTCCGGCTGGAGGCGCAGGCCCACATCATCACCTGTGCGACGACCGCGATGCAGAACCTGCTCAAGTGCGCGCACATGGCCGGCGTGGACGTGAGCGAGTTCGTGCTCTCAACGCTGGCTTCAGCCGAGGCCGTGCTCACCCCGACCGAACGCGAGATGGGCGCAGTATTGGTGGATATTGGTGGCGGCACTACGGGCATCGCCATGTTTATTGACGGATCGGCATGGCATACCAAAGTGCTTGAGGTGGGCGGGGCGCACTTCACCAGCGACCTGGCTCAGGTGCTGCGCCTGCCGATGGACGCCGCCGAGCACTTGAAAGTGCACTACGGACACGCCCATCCGCCCGATGTGCCGGGCGATCAGGTTTGCGACGTTCAGGGGTTTGGTGATGAGCCGCTCGTGCGCGTCTCCAGGCGCGAGGCCGCAGAGATTCTACGCGCCCGCGCCGACGAGCTGTTCAGCCTGATTGAACAGGAGATCAAGCGCAGCGGTTATGACGGCCTGTTGCCGGCCGGACTCGTGATCACAGGAGGTGGTTCGCTCTTGCCAGGCTTGAGGGAATCGGCGCGCGAGACGACGGGGCGACCGGTTCGCTTGACGCGCCCGATGAATTTGTACGGCTTGGTGGACGCTCTGCAGTCTCCGGCCTTCTCGACCGCGGTTGGAATGCTGCATTGGGGATTACAGGGCGTAGCTGCGCAGCCTAGCAAACGCCGACGCTTCAACCCTCGCTTGGACTTGCCAGGGTGGTTGAGGAATTTGTTGCCGGATTGA
- the cobD gene encoding cobalamin biosynthesis protein CobD, producing the protein MILIAFLLDVLFGEPPTRLHPVVWMGQLLRYMQARLPRTFIAGAAAWLVGALLVTGIAGLLQSIVSTLLPPMLVIVAMGILLKPLFAWRALRAAVLEILRADALDEKRRLLSWHLVSRDTRDLSAGEVNGAAIESLAENLSDSVVAPLCWFLVSGLPGAALYRFANTADAMWGYRTPALEWFGKWAARADDALNFIPARLTALLLLVTAWLLRLDARSARRVWRRDGRRTPSPNAGQPMSVAAGALRVNLTKRDLYALGAEFPLPADADVWRALRWCNVAAWTWVVLAGAVELALRMGGWR; encoded by the coding sequence ATGATCCTGATCGCCTTTTTGCTGGATGTGCTGTTCGGCGAGCCGCCGACACGCCTGCATCCGGTGGTGTGGATGGGGCAACTGCTCCGATACATGCAAGCCCGTCTGCCCAGGACATTCATCGCGGGCGCAGCGGCCTGGCTGGTCGGCGCGCTACTCGTCACCGGCATCGCCGGGCTGTTGCAATCCATCGTTAGCACCCTGCTGCCGCCGATGCTGGTGATCGTTGCGATGGGCATCTTGCTCAAGCCGCTTTTTGCCTGGCGCGCGCTGCGCGCGGCTGTGCTGGAGATCCTCCGCGCCGACGCGCTGGACGAGAAAAGGCGCTTGTTGAGCTGGCACTTGGTGAGCCGCGACACGCGCGACCTGAGCGCCGGCGAGGTCAACGGCGCCGCGATCGAGTCGCTGGCGGAGAACCTGAGCGACAGCGTGGTGGCGCCGCTGTGCTGGTTCCTGGTGAGCGGGCTGCCGGGCGCCGCGCTCTACCGATTCGCCAACACCGCCGATGCCATGTGGGGCTACCGCACGCCGGCGCTGGAGTGGTTCGGCAAGTGGGCCGCACGCGCCGACGACGCGCTGAACTTCATCCCCGCTCGACTGACCGCCTTGTTGCTGCTGGTCACGGCGTGGCTGCTGCGCTTAGACGCGCGCAGCGCGCGGCGCGTGTGGCGGCGCGATGGCCGGCGGACGCCCTCGCCCAACGCCGGCCAGCCGATGAGCGTCGCGGCCGGCGCGCTGCGGGTCAACCTGACCAAGCGCGACCTATACGCGCTGGGCGCGGAGTTCCCCCTGCCGGCCGATGCGGACGTTTGGCGCGCGCTGCGCTGGTGCAACGTTGCGGCGTGGACGTGGGTTGTCCTCGCCGGCGCGGTCGAGCTGGCGCTGCGAATGGGAGGCTGGCGATGA
- the murB gene encoding UDP-N-acetylenolpyruvoylglucosamine reductase encodes MSLNELQSRAKRNEPLSKHTTARIGGPADLLIEVRTTDELIAVAQRADEMELPYLVLGGGANVLVSDAGVRGLVIINRAREVKFNLRGGKARVEVDSGVMLTTLARDCIERGLAGMEWAVSVPGTVGGGVVGNAGAHGADIASNLNLARVMRRGQPPEYWTPRQLQFGYRTSALKRYAPANRPIVLSATFDLKLDYRGNLERRANEFIAKRKATQPSGASIGSMFKNPEGDYAGRLIEACGLKGKRIGGAMISDKHANFFINASGDARASDVKALIDLAHDAVLQRFGVDLELEIELVGEWAAAELGPGKLRGGSRASEIEHD; translated from the coding sequence ATGAGCCTAAACGAACTGCAATCCCGCGCCAAACGCAACGAGCCGCTGTCGAAGCATACGACGGCGCGCATCGGCGGCCCGGCCGACCTATTGATCGAGGTGCGCACCACCGATGAACTCATCGCTGTGGCCCAGCGCGCCGATGAGATGGAGCTGCCCTATCTGGTGCTCGGCGGCGGCGCAAATGTGCTGGTGAGCGACGCCGGCGTGCGCGGGTTGGTGATCATCAACCGCGCGCGGGAGGTCAAGTTCAACCTGCGCGGGGGCAAGGCGCGCGTCGAGGTGGACAGCGGCGTGATGCTGACGACGCTGGCGCGCGATTGCATCGAGCGGGGGCTGGCCGGCATGGAATGGGCCGTCAGCGTCCCAGGCACGGTAGGCGGGGGCGTGGTCGGCAACGCCGGCGCCCATGGCGCGGACATCGCCAGCAACCTGAACCTGGCGCGCGTCATGCGACGCGGCCAGCCGCCGGAGTACTGGACGCCGCGCCAGTTGCAGTTCGGCTATCGCACCAGCGCGCTCAAGCGCTATGCGCCGGCCAACCGGCCGATTGTGCTCAGCGCCACCTTCGACCTCAAGCTGGACTATCGCGGGAATCTGGAGCGCCGGGCGAACGAATTCATCGCCAAGCGCAAAGCAACACAACCGTCCGGCGCGTCCATCGGCAGCATGTTCAAGAATCCCGAAGGCGACTATGCCGGCCGATTGATTGAAGCCTGCGGGCTGAAGGGCAAGCGCATCGGCGGCGCCATGATCAGCGACAAGCACGCCAACTTCTTCATCAACGCCTCCGGCGACGCCCGCGCCAGCGACGTGAAGGCATTGATTGACCTGGCGCACGATGCCGTGCTGCAGCGCTTCGGCGTGGACTTGGAGCTGGAGATCGAGCTGGTGGGTGAGTGGGCGGCCGCAGAGCTAGGCCCAGGGAAACTGCGCGGCGGCAGCCGAGCGTCTGAAATTGAACATGATTGA
- a CDS encoding cob(I)alamin adenosyltransferase: MTNPDETKSSTTDRFGIELANTPLKGDPQRSAQRKAARQTHRPKGLVIVNTGKGKGKTTAAIGILLRAWGRNMRVGGIQFFKHEKSSYGELKALGKMGIELTPMGDGFTWTSKDLDETQAKALHGWEVAKQKIASGNYDVFLLDEFTYVMHFGWLDANAVVGWLREHKPPMTHVIITGRDAPEALIEFADLVTEMREVKHPYRDQGIRAQPGIEF, translated from the coding sequence ATGACCAACCCAGACGAAACGAAATCCTCGACCACCGATCGCTTTGGCATCGAGTTGGCCAACACCCCGCTGAAAGGCGACCCGCAGCGCAGCGCCCAGCGCAAAGCTGCGCGACAAACGCACCGGCCCAAGGGCTTGGTCATCGTCAACACCGGCAAGGGCAAGGGCAAGACCACGGCTGCCATCGGCATCTTGCTGCGCGCCTGGGGCCGCAACATGCGCGTGGGCGGCATTCAGTTCTTCAAGCACGAGAAGTCCTCGTACGGCGAGCTGAAGGCGCTGGGGAAGATGGGCATCGAGCTGACGCCGATGGGCGACGGCTTCACCTGGACCAGCAAGGACCTGGACGAGACGCAGGCCAAGGCCCTGCACGGCTGGGAGGTGGCCAAGCAAAAAATCGCCAGCGGCAACTATGACGTATTCTTGCTCGATGAGTTCACCTACGTGATGCATTTCGGCTGGCTAGACGCAAACGCAGTGGTGGGCTGGCTGCGCGAGCACAAGCCGCCCATGACCCACGTGATCATCACCGGCCGCGACGCGCCCGAAGCGCTGATCGAGTTCGCCGACCTGGTGACCGAGATGCGCGAGGTAAAGCATCCCTACCGCGACCAGGGCATCCGCGCCCAACCCGGCATCGAGTTCTGA
- a CDS encoding iron ABC transporter — MKVSLASAWVGRPRAPAHPFPPLGMRRSVLALLVAFAALAFLLSLAVGSVQIPLAEVVRVLMGGQASKDTWQTIVLVFRLPKALTALLAGAALAVAGLQMQTLFRNPLADPFVLGISSGAGLGVALVVLGGASASVSVFGRTAWLGDFGLVTAASLGAAAVLLLVMAMARRVQSVITLLVLGLMIGYLAGAVVSVLIYFSIPEQVSAYLNWTFGSFGGVTWQQMRAFAPTLLLGLGAALLTAKPLNALLLGENYAASMGVNVRAARWWVTASASLLTGAVTAFCGPIGFIGVAVPHLCRALFGTSDHRVLLPASALLGGGLALIFDLIAQMPGMRVALPINVVTAAVGAPVVLWIVLRRQSFGRV, encoded by the coding sequence ATGAAAGTCTCCCTCGCCTCCGCCTGGGTGGGCCGGCCACGCGCGCCGGCTCACCCTTTCCCGCCCTTGGGGATGCGGCGCAGCGTGCTGGCGCTGCTGGTCGCCTTTGCTGCCCTTGCCTTCTTGCTCTCGCTGGCCGTTGGTTCGGTGCAGATCCCGCTCGCCGAGGTGGTGCGCGTGTTGATGGGCGGCCAGGCCAGCAAGGACACCTGGCAGACCATCGTCCTTGTCTTTCGCCTGCCCAAGGCCCTCACTGCGCTGTTGGCCGGCGCAGCGCTGGCTGTGGCCGGCTTGCAGATGCAGACGCTCTTCCGCAACCCGCTGGCCGACCCGTTTGTGCTGGGCATCAGCAGCGGCGCCGGCTTGGGGGTGGCGCTGGTGGTGCTGGGCGGTGCCTCGGCCAGCGTGAGCGTCTTTGGCCGGACGGCCTGGTTGGGAGATTTTGGGCTGGTGACGGCCGCTTCGCTGGGCGCGGCAGCGGTCTTGCTCCTGGTCATGGCCATGGCTCGCCGGGTGCAAAGCGTAATCACGCTGTTGGTGCTGGGTTTGATGATCGGCTACCTGGCCGGCGCCGTCGTGAGCGTGCTGATCTACTTCAGCATCCCCGAGCAGGTCAGCGCCTACCTCAACTGGACCTTCGGCAGCTTCGGCGGGGTCACCTGGCAGCAGATGCGCGCTTTTGCGCCGACGCTGTTGCTGGGGCTGGGCGCGGCGCTGCTCACGGCTAAGCCGCTGAACGCACTGCTGCTGGGCGAAAACTACGCGGCCAGCATGGGGGTCAACGTGCGCGCGGCGCGCTGGTGGGTGACCGCCAGCGCCTCGCTGCTGACCGGCGCGGTGACGGCGTTCTGTGGCCCGATCGGCTTCATCGGCGTTGCTGTGCCGCACCTGTGCCGCGCCCTGTTCGGCACTAGCGACCATCGTGTGCTGCTGCCGGCCAGCGCGCTGTTGGGCGGTGGGCTGGCGCTCATCTTTGATCTGATCGCGCAGATGCCCGGCATGCGCGTCGCCTTGCCGATCAACGTCGTCACCGCAGCCGTTGGCGCGCCGGTGGTGCTGTGGATCGTCTTGCGCCGCCAGAGCTTCGGGCGAGTGTGA
- a CDS encoding ABC transporter substrate-binding protein: MSHANKTNQSFYRLFATTLMAAALTACAVPTPVPTVSPAQPQVPAPPTPTAAPKPTATPEAQPTATAAPAVEAPTTNLTDGCVETFSPDVDYFPEKVTLEDATGFTVQYFKHYKVVNVLNPWRGADQQFKYVIVQCGAPKPEGFENAVVIEAPAKDVIAMSTTQLPHLEKLDLLDRLIGLDSFTYVNNPKVRALIEAGALIEIGFGAQVNVEKTIVAKPDLVMTYGVGDPQYDAHPKLLEAGIPTVLNAEYMEGTPLGRAEWIKFTALFFNKEGKAQEAYAAMKQRYQNVAEQAKAAANKPTVISSMASKDKWSVPGGGSYMARLILDAGGAYLYADDISAGSLSLAFEEVYDKAVNADVWLLNSFQRYDSIKAILEEEPRYAEMAAVKDGNVWNNDKRVNENGGNDYWETGVGNPDLLLADLVKILHPELLPDHELVFWRQIPVAPAQ; the protein is encoded by the coding sequence ATGTCACACGCCAACAAGACAAACCAATCTTTCTATCGCCTATTCGCCACAACCCTGATGGCCGCGGCGTTGACCGCTTGCGCCGTGCCGACGCCGGTGCCAACCGTCTCTCCTGCTCAACCGCAAGTGCCGGCCCCGCCTACGCCTACGGCCGCGCCTAAGCCGACCGCCACGCCAGAGGCTCAACCTACCGCTACGGCTGCGCCGGCCGTCGAAGCGCCAACAACCAACCTGACCGACGGCTGCGTCGAGACCTTCAGCCCAGACGTTGACTACTTCCCGGAGAAAGTCACCCTCGAAGACGCCACCGGCTTCACCGTGCAGTACTTCAAGCACTACAAGGTCGTCAACGTGCTGAATCCATGGCGCGGCGCCGATCAGCAGTTCAAGTACGTCATCGTGCAGTGCGGCGCGCCCAAGCCGGAAGGCTTCGAGAACGCCGTGGTGATCGAAGCCCCGGCCAAGGACGTGATCGCCATGAGCACCACGCAGTTGCCGCACCTGGAGAAGCTCGACCTGCTCGACCGGCTGATCGGCCTGGATAGCTTCACCTACGTGAACAACCCCAAGGTGCGCGCGCTGATCGAGGCCGGCGCGTTGATCGAGATCGGCTTCGGCGCGCAGGTCAACGTAGAGAAGACCATCGTGGCGAAGCCTGATCTGGTGATGACCTACGGCGTGGGCGACCCGCAATACGACGCACACCCCAAACTCTTGGAGGCGGGCATCCCCACCGTGCTCAACGCCGAATACATGGAAGGCACACCGCTAGGCCGCGCCGAGTGGATCAAGTTCACCGCGCTGTTCTTCAACAAGGAGGGCAAGGCGCAGGAAGCATACGCCGCAATGAAGCAGCGCTATCAAAACGTGGCGGAGCAGGCCAAAGCGGCTGCAAACAAGCCCACCGTCATCTCCAGCATGGCCAGCAAAGACAAGTGGAGCGTGCCCGGCGGCGGCAGCTATATGGCTCGGCTGATCCTGGACGCCGGCGGCGCCTACCTCTACGCCGACGACATCAGCGCCGGCAGCCTCTCGCTAGCCTTCGAGGAGGTGTACGACAAGGCGGTCAATGCCGACGTGTGGCTGCTGAACAGCTTCCAACGCTACGACAGCATCAAAGCCATCCTGGAGGAGGAGCCGCGCTACGCCGAAATGGCCGCGGTGAAGGACGGCAACGTCTGGAACAACGACAAGCGCGTGAACGAGAACGGCGGCAACGACTACTGGGAAACCGGCGTGGGCAACCCCGACCTGCTGTTGGCGGACCTGGTAAAGATCTTGCACCCCGAACTCCTGCCGGATCACGAGCTGGTGTTCTGGCGGCAAATCCCCGTTGCGCCTGCGCAATGA
- a CDS encoding histidinol-phosphate aminotransferase, with protein MSTLAFTHGGPQGPDDALLDFSVNTNPLGPNSALVRVWREAPLSNYPDPHYTRAREALAAWHEWHPDGVVLGVGASELLHRLARLLVRPGDVVLSLGAPFGEFAHAVAQQGGELRTLPRDEDGLRACLTQPAARVLYLSNPHNPTGHYLDLNRLRTFAGVVIADEAYLPFVAAPLAVAPWPGLVRVHSPGKAHGLLGMRLAYALAEPRLARDLRALQPAWAIPSPLAAALAALPTQGDFLARTLPIVRDWAKQLAQDLGGDETGLHFFTVRVGAATAVAAALRAQGIRIRDCASFGLPDRVRVATRTPADNRKLIEAWQTLHIPERATSRS; from the coding sequence ATGAGCACGCTTGCCTTCACGCATGGCGGCCCACAGGGGCCGGACGATGCGCTGCTGGACTTCAGCGTGAACACCAACCCGCTGGGTCCCAATTCGGCCTTGGTGCGCGTTTGGCGCGAGGCGCCGTTGTCCAACTATCCCGACCCGCATTACACGCGGGCGCGCGAGGCGCTGGCCGCCTGGCACGAGTGGCATCCCGACGGCGTAGTGCTGGGCGTCGGAGCGAGCGAGTTGCTGCATCGCCTGGCGCGGCTGTTGGTGCGCCCTGGCGACGTGGTGCTCAGCCTGGGCGCGCCTTTTGGTGAGTTCGCCCACGCCGTCGCGCAGCAAGGCGGCGAGCTGCGCACACTGCCGCGCGACGAGGACGGCCTGCGCGCGTGTCTCACGCAGCCGGCGGCGCGCGTGCTGTATCTCTCCAACCCGCACAACCCCACCGGCCACTACCTCGACCTAAATCGGCTGCGCACGTTTGCCGGCGTGGTGATCGCCGACGAGGCTTACTTGCCGTTCGTCGCTGCGCCGCTGGCGGTTGCGCCGTGGCCGGGCCTGGTGCGCGTGCACTCGCCGGGTAAGGCCCACGGTCTGCTGGGGATGCGCCTGGCCTATGCATTGGCCGAACCGCGCCTCGCGCGCGATCTGCGCGCCTTGCAGCCGGCCTGGGCCATCCCCTCGCCGTTGGCAGCGGCGCTAGCGGCCCTGCCCACTCAGGGCGACTTCTTGGCACGCACCCTGCCCATCGTGCGAGACTGGGCCAAGCAACTGGCGCAAGACCTTGGCGGCGATGAAACGGGACTGCACTTCTTCACCGTTCGCGTGGGCGCTGCGACAGCCGTGGCCGCAGCGCTGCGCGCGCAGGGCATCCGCATACGCGATTGCGCATCGTTCGGCCTACCCGACCGTGTGCGCGTGGCTACCCGCACGCCGGCCGACAACCGCAAATTGATCGAGG